Proteins co-encoded in one Corylus avellana chromosome ca9, CavTom2PMs-1.0 genomic window:
- the LOC132162401 gene encoding uncharacterized protein LOC132162401: MGNTAEELSRLWENLPLMEEGGADLAIGEADIAPVATRGNACIVGKLLADRIVGKDILKTPLIRAWHPSDRVTFKSLGANLFLIEFTNECDKIRILEGRPWKFDDHLFAIVDYDGVTSPFQLEFDKASFWVRMFELPLSCMGRDAGLKIGASVGEVGDIDVTEEGVGWGEFLRVRIQLNLSKPLSQGRTINLREKSIWIAFQYKKIPWYCYTCGVIKHGKNGCGGPVGRRIHGAKKKVDFGPWLRVPSRTRRFGRGRGWAAGGRNNHVQPEKFSGGS, encoded by the coding sequence ATGGGGAACACGGCAGAGGAATTGTCTCGCCTATGGGAGAATCTTCCGTTGATGGAAGAAGGGGGGGCTGACCTTGCTATTGGAGAGGCAGATATCGCTCCCGTGGCTACTAGGGGAAATGCTTGTATTGTTGGAAAATTACTAGCAGATCGAATAGTGGGGAAGGACATTCTCAAGACACCATTGATACGAGCCTGGCATCCTTCAGACCGGGTTACTTTTAAATCTTTGGGCGCCAATCTGTTCCTAATCGAGTTTACGAATGAATGTGATAAAATTCGCATTCTGGAAGGCAGGCCGTGGAAATTTGATGATCATCTCTTTGCAATAGTCGATTACGATGGAGTTACTTCACCATTCCAATTGGAGTTCGACAAAGCATCGTTTTGGGTCCGCATGTTTGAGCTCCCTTTATCCTGCATGGGTAGAGATGCGGGACTGAAGATTGGGGCTTCGGTGGGAGAAGTTGGAGATATTGACGTCACGGAGGAAGGTGTAGGGTGGGGGGAGTTCCTGAGAGTTCGGATTCAGCTGAATCTATCCAAACCCCTCTCACAAGGAAGGACTATAAATCTGAGGGAAAAGTCTATTTGGATTGCTTTCCAATATAAGAAGATCCCATGGTATTGCTATACTTGTGGAGTAATAAAACATGGGAAGAATGGTTGTGGAGGACCAGTAGGCAGGAGAATTCATGGGGCGAAAAAGAAAGTAGATTTCGGTCCTTGGCTTCGGGTCCCATCACGAACAAGAAGATTTGGGAGGGGCAGAGGTTGGGCGGCAGGGGGGAGAAACAACCACGTTCAACCAGAAAAATTTTCCGGAGGATCTTGA
- the LOC132162402 gene encoding uncharacterized protein LOC132162402 has product MEDFQKVLEKCRLSDMGFQGSKFTWTNGRTDNAFTQERLDRAVANAEWLSHFACSEVKVMARRNSDHNPLLLCFDGGGVRRRAGRPFHFEANWESYPDFKKEVGKSWRMKQRGENPLQNVHGKLQSCKRSILRWVKKTVHVTEDLIRSKTKKLEEIQGAEGDINLAAEQALMEEVNELLEQEETKWRQRAKENWLIHGDCNTKFFHACATQWRTSNTISQIVDGNGQA; this is encoded by the coding sequence ATGGAGGATTTTCAGAAAGTTTTGGAGAAATGTAGGCTTAGCGATATGGGTTTCCAAGGGTCTAAATTTACATGGACTAATGGTAGAACGGATAATGCGTTTACGCAAGAACGGTTGGATCGGGCAGTTGCTAATGCTGAATGGCTCTCACATTTTGCTTGTTCCGAAGTGAAGGTGATGGCTAGGCGCAATTCAGACCATAACCCTCTCCTTCTATGTTTTGATGGTGGTGGTGTTAGGAGAAGAGCTGGCCGACCATTTCATTTTGAGGCTAATTGGGAGTCATATCCAGATTTCAAGAAAGAGGTGGGGAAAAGTTGGCGTATGAAACAAAGGGGGGAGAATCCACTGCAGAATGTACATGGGAAGCTCCAATCATGTAAGCGATCCATTTTGAGATGGGTAAAAAAAACAGTCCATGTTACGGAAGATCTTATTCGGTCTAAAACAAAAAAGCTTGAAGAGATACAAGGGGCGGAAGGGGACATTAATTTGGCGGCTGAACAAGCTCTAATGGAGGAGGTGAATGAGCTGCTAGAGcaagaagaaacaaaatggaGGCAAAGAGCTAAGGAAAATTGGCTTATCCATGGAGATTGTAATACAAAGTTCTTTCATGCGTGTGCCACGCAGTGGAGAACTAGTAATACTATCTCTCAGATTGTAGATGGAAATGGCCAAGCGTGA
- the LOC132161644 gene encoding exocyst complex component EXO70H1-like → MPRKGMRSICFHSRAPSFSVSRHSSPARPSSVSTPSRTFSDSMTEQSIEAAAALVTKWDPESSTYAKVTSLFYESKAEAMEFIKCVNDLQKAMHALVSGNSTSDRLVHAQNLMQIAMKRLQKEFYQILSMNRAHLDPESVSARSSRTSARSSISDYEDDEDVRTAGDAIDEVEEESSIAMADLRSIAECMISAGYAKECLSIYKIIRKSIVDEGIYRLGVEKLSSSQINKMNWETLEMKITSWLSAVKISLKTLLHGERILCDHVFASSDSIRESCFAEISKEGAILLFGFPEAVAKSKSPKSPEKIFRVLDMYTAISENWPEIESIFALESTATVRSQALASLIRITESVRAMVSDFESTIQKDSHSKSLVRGGGVHPLTLDAMNYLSNLADYSHILEDIFAEWPPPPRSSLPESYFDTPQSDDSEAPAISLRMAWLILVLLCKLDGKAEHYKDVSLSYIFLTNNLQHVVSKVRTSNLQYLLGDEWITRHEAKARQFATNYERLAWGKVVASLPENPTAVISPAEAKEIFRKFNSSFEDACQKQRTVVVSDPKLRDEIKVSLARKLVPVYREFYETHRLTVGGERNVGSYVKFAPEDVGNHLSDLFFGTTESVSSPSSSSSSSHRRRSLFRS, encoded by the coding sequence ATGCCAAGGAAGGGAATGAGGAGCATCTGCTTTCACTCCAGAGCGCCGTCGTTCTCGGTCTCTCGCCACTCCTCACCAGCAAGACCCTCCTCCGTCTCAACCCCTAGCCGCACCTTCTCGGACTCCATGACCGAGCAGAGCATCGAGGCCGCAGCGGCGTTGGTCACGAAATGGGACCCGGAGAGCTCCACGTACGCCAAAGTCACGTCGCTCTTCTACGAGAGCAAAGCGGAGGCCATGGAGTTCATCAAGTGCGTGAACGACCTCCAGAAGGCCATGCACGCCTTGGTCTCAGGGAACTCCACGTCGGACAGGCTCGTCCACGCCCAGAACCTGATGCAGATCGCCATGAAGAGACTCCAGAAGGAGTTCTACCAAATCCTCTCCATGAACCGGGCCCATCTAGACCCGGAATCCGTCTCCGCCAGATCCTCACGCACCTCCGCGAGATCAAGCATTTCCGATTATGAGGACGACGAAGACGTGCGCACCGCCGGTGATGCCATCGACGAGGTCGAGGAGGAATCCTCCATTGCCATGGCGGACTTGAGATCCATAGCCGAATGCATGATCTCCGCCGGCTATGCCAAAGAGTGCTTGAGTATATACAAAATCATCAGAAAATCGATAGTTGACGAAGGCATTTACCGTCTCGGCGTGGAGAAACTGAGCTCCTCGCAGATCAACAAGATGAACTGGGAAACGCTGGAGATGAAAATCACGAGCTGGTTGAGCGCAGTGAAAATCTCCCTGAAAACGCTCTTACACGGGGAGAGAATTCTCTGCGACCACGTCTTCGCTAGCTCTGACTCCATCAGAGAGTCTTGCTTCGCCGAGATCTCCAAAGAAGGCGCTATTCTTCTGTTCGGATTCCCCGAAGCCGTTGCCAAAAGCAAATCTCCCAAATCTCCCGAGAAAATATTCCGCGTGCTCGACATGTACACCGCCATTTCGGAGAACTGGCCGGAGATCGAGTCCATCTTCGCGCTCGAATCCACCGCCACCGTCCGATCCCAAGCCCTCGCATCGCTGATCCGGATCACCGAGTCGGTGCGCGCAATGGTATCGGATTTCGAGTCAACGATCCAGAAGGACTCGCACTCCAAGTCGCTCGTCCGTGGCGGCGGGGTTCACCCGCTGACGCTCGACGCGATGAACTACCTCTCGAACCTCGCCGATTACAGCCACATCCTCGAAGATATTTTCGCCGAGTGGCCTCCGCCGCCGAGATCGTCGCTTCCGGAATCTTACTTCGATACTCCACAGTCCGATGACTCTGAGGCACCGGCGATTTCATTGCGCATGGCATGGCTAATCCTCGTGCTTCTGTGTAAGCTTGACGGCAAAGCCGAGCATTACAAAGACGTATCTCTCTCATACATATTCCTAACCAACAATCTTCAACACGTGGTCTCCAAGGTCCGTACCTCGAATCTGCAGTACCTTCTCGGCGACGAATGGATCACGCGGCACGAAGCGAAAGCGAGACAATTCGCGACGAATTACGAGCGGTTAGCGTGGGGCAAGGTGGTGGCGTCACTGCCGGAGAATCCAACGGCCGTGATTTCGCCGGCGGAAGCAAAGGAGATCTTCAGAAAATTCAATTCGAGCTTCGAGGACGCGTGTCAGAAGCAGAGAACGGTCGTCGTATCGGACCCGAAACTCCGAGACGAAATCAAGGTGTCCCTAGCGAGAAAGCTCGTGCCGGTTTACAGGGAATTTTACGAGACGCATAGGCTAACCGTGGGAGGAGAGAGGAATGTGGGGTCATATGTCAAATTTGCCCCTGAAGATGTGGGTAATCACCTATCGGACTTGTTCTTTGGGACAACTGAGTCGGTTAGTAGCCCTTCCTCTTCGTCGTCCTCGTCTCATCGGCGGCGTTCACTGTTTAGATCATAG